Proteins encoded together in one Sandaracinaceae bacterium window:
- a CDS encoding MFS transporter, translated as MSEAADDDQKLTSYHWKLFLFLGVATFFEGYDHIALSQILPEFRADMGIDEATGGLVVALINVGTVLAYLLVRQADKWGRRRVLTITIAGYTVFTFLTGLAPGVWWFALAQFLARIFLIAEWAISMVYAAEDFPAKHRGLMIGLIQGFSSLGSIACAGLVPILIETPFGWRMVYFVGAIPLVLLAVARRSLKESRRFTEMTAEERAAPKPMMRIWKTPYRKRMLQLALIWALTYVCTATAIMYWKEYASAPAPAYGPHMDAADVGGVITLAAVAAMPLVFAAGKLLDWIGRRWGAAVIFLATSASCVAAYTIAEPGVWLTLAVVGAIFGVSAVLPVLNAYNTELFPTHLRGDAFAWSNNILGRIGYVLAPWAVGSAAKAFGYGPAVAVTAIGPILALILIVWLLPETKGKELEETSRA; from the coding sequence GTGAGCGAGGCGGCCGACGACGACCAGAAGCTGACCAGCTACCACTGGAAGCTCTTCCTCTTCCTCGGCGTCGCGACGTTCTTCGAGGGCTACGACCACATCGCCCTGTCGCAGATCCTCCCGGAGTTCCGGGCGGACATGGGCATCGACGAGGCGACGGGTGGGCTCGTCGTCGCGCTGATCAACGTCGGGACGGTCCTCGCCTACCTGCTCGTCCGCCAGGCCGACAAGTGGGGGCGGCGCCGGGTCCTGACGATCACGATCGCGGGTTACACGGTCTTCACCTTCCTGACCGGCCTCGCGCCCGGCGTGTGGTGGTTCGCGCTCGCGCAGTTCCTGGCGCGCATCTTCCTGATCGCGGAGTGGGCGATCAGCATGGTCTACGCGGCCGAGGACTTCCCCGCGAAGCACCGCGGCTTGATGATCGGGCTCATCCAGGGCTTCTCGTCGCTCGGCAGCATCGCCTGCGCCGGCCTCGTCCCGATCCTCATCGAGACGCCCTTCGGCTGGCGCATGGTCTACTTCGTGGGCGCGATCCCGCTGGTCTTGCTCGCCGTCGCGCGCCGCAGCCTCAAGGAGAGCCGGCGCTTCACGGAGATGACGGCGGAGGAGCGCGCGGCGCCCAAGCCCATGATGCGGATCTGGAAGACGCCCTACCGCAAGCGCATGCTGCAGCTCGCGCTCATCTGGGCGCTGACCTACGTCTGCACCGCGACGGCGATCATGTACTGGAAGGAGTACGCCTCCGCGCCCGCGCCCGCGTACGGGCCGCACATGGACGCGGCGGACGTCGGCGGCGTGATCACGCTCGCGGCGGTGGCCGCGATGCCGCTCGTCTTCGCGGCCGGCAAGCTGCTCGACTGGATCGGGCGGCGCTGGGGCGCGGCGGTGATCTTCCTGGCCACCAGCGCGTCGTGCGTCGCGGCCTACACGATCGCGGAGCCGGGCGTGTGGCTCACCCTCGCGGTGGTCGGCGCGATCTTCGGCGTGAGCGCGGTGCTCCCGGTGCTCAACGCCTACAACACCGAGCTGTTCCCGACGCACCTCCGCGGGGACGCGTTCGCGTGGTCCAACAACATCCTCGGCCGCATCGGCTACGTGCTCGCGCCGTGGGCGGTCGGGAGCGCGGCCAAGGCGTTCGGCTACGGGCCGGCGGTGGCGGTGACCGCCATCGGACCCATCCTCGCCCTGATCCTCATCGTGTGGCTCTTGCCCGAGACCAAGGGCAAGGAGCTCGAAGAGACCTCGCGCGCCTGA
- a CDS encoding aldehyde dehydrogenase family protein: MTDSLRTVSPVDGSIYVERPLASAGELSAALTRAQEGQRAWRDTPREKRAEILNAFVDNVVADKDRLAEELTWQMGRPISQTPGEIAGFEDRARAMIRLGLEELADVQVPEKEGFTRFIRREPLGVVLVLAPWNYPWLTAVNAVAPALMAGNSVLLKHSDQTPLVAERMVEHARSAGIAPGVFDFLHMSHERVAEAVSDPRVDFVAFTGSVPGGHAVQRAASDRFVGVGLELGGKDPGYVRADADPASAAEGLIDGAFFNSGQSCCGIERIYVHEAVYDAFVEKAVSLVEGYRLGDPTQKDTNLGPVVRQNSAEGIRAQIEAAIAAGARPLIDGSRFPVAGEKGDPYLAPQLLVDVTHEMEIMREETFGPVVGVMKVKDDEEAVRLMNDSRYGLTAAIYTKDEGAAAALGDRLETGTVFMNRCDYLDPQLAWVGVKDSGRGCTLSRLGYAYLTRPKSFHLRHG, from the coding sequence ATGACAGACAGCCTGCGCACCGTCTCGCCCGTCGATGGTTCGATCTACGTCGAGCGCCCCCTCGCCTCCGCCGGAGAGCTGAGCGCGGCGCTGACCCGCGCCCAGGAGGGGCAGCGCGCCTGGCGCGACACGCCCCGGGAGAAGCGGGCCGAGATCCTGAACGCCTTCGTCGACAACGTCGTCGCGGACAAGGATCGCCTCGCGGAGGAGCTCACCTGGCAGATGGGGCGACCCATCTCGCAGACGCCGGGCGAGATCGCCGGGTTCGAGGACCGCGCCCGCGCCATGATCCGCCTGGGGCTCGAGGAGCTGGCCGACGTGCAGGTGCCGGAGAAGGAGGGCTTCACGCGCTTCATCCGTCGTGAGCCGCTCGGCGTCGTGCTGGTCCTCGCGCCCTGGAACTACCCGTGGCTGACCGCGGTCAACGCCGTCGCGCCCGCGCTCATGGCCGGCAACTCGGTGCTGCTGAAGCACAGCGACCAGACCCCGCTCGTCGCCGAGCGAATGGTCGAGCACGCACGCAGCGCGGGGATCGCGCCCGGTGTCTTCGACTTCCTCCACATGAGCCACGAGCGCGTGGCCGAGGCGGTGTCGGACCCGCGCGTGGACTTCGTCGCCTTCACCGGGAGCGTGCCCGGCGGCCACGCGGTGCAGCGCGCGGCCAGCGACCGCTTCGTCGGCGTGGGGCTCGAGTTGGGCGGCAAGGACCCGGGCTATGTGCGGGCGGACGCGGATCCGGCCTCGGCCGCGGAGGGCCTCATCGACGGCGCCTTCTTCAACAGCGGGCAGAGCTGCTGCGGCATCGAGCGCATCTACGTGCACGAGGCCGTGTACGACGCGTTCGTGGAGAAGGCCGTCTCGCTGGTCGAGGGTTACCGCCTCGGCGATCCGACGCAGAAGGACACCAACCTCGGCCCGGTCGTGCGCCAGAACAGCGCGGAGGGGATCCGAGCGCAGATCGAGGCCGCGATCGCGGCCGGTGCGCGCCCCCTCATCGACGGCTCGAGGTTCCCCGTGGCGGGCGAGAAGGGCGACCCCTACCTCGCGCCGCAGCTCCTCGTCGACGTCACGCACGAGATGGAGATCATGCGCGAGGAGACCTTCGGGCCCGTCGTGGGCGTGATGAAGGTGAAGGACGACGAGGAGGCGGTGCGGCTGATGAACGACAGCCGCTACGGCCTGACGGCCGCGATCTACACGAAGGACGAGGGCGCGGCGGCGGCGCTCGGAGACCGCCTCGAGACGGGGACCGTGTTCATGAACCGCTGCGACTACCTCGACCCGCAGCTGGCGTGGGTCGGCGTGAAGGACTCGGGCCGGGGCTGCACGCTCTCGCGCCTCGGCTACGCGTACCTGACCCGGCCGAAGTCGTTCCACCTCCGTCACGGGTGA
- a CDS encoding protein phosphatase 2C domain-containing protein, with protein MDETREVGMGSRFRDDATQQIETLGSPPARPVEGLGAPAIHPDVYGLTDVGKVRDHNEDSFLVAQLERYMRLYQSSRPVDDGTKVKGPPQGWILIVADGMGGHAGGEVASAMTTDALARYAFTLMPWSLPRSRDDSRVLASGFRDAVKKVQQDMREAASSSGRKGMGTTLTMAYVTWPNLFVVHVGDSRMYAMRESRLYQITHDHTLAQQLVESKVMSSEEAEDSEFSNILVNALGGDSEELRVELHHALLFPGDVFLLCSDGLNKHVSDDRIREILGAVAGGETAESAARTLVDDALEDGGTDNVTCVVARF; from the coding sequence ATGGACGAGACACGGGAGGTCGGGATGGGCAGCCGATTCCGGGACGACGCCACGCAGCAGATCGAGACCTTGGGATCACCGCCAGCGCGGCCAGTGGAGGGCCTCGGCGCCCCCGCCATACACCCGGACGTGTACGGGCTGACGGATGTCGGCAAGGTCCGCGACCACAACGAGGACAGCTTCCTGGTCGCGCAGCTCGAGCGCTACATGCGGCTGTACCAGTCGAGCCGCCCCGTCGACGACGGCACCAAGGTCAAGGGCCCGCCTCAGGGCTGGATCCTGATCGTGGCCGACGGCATGGGCGGGCACGCCGGCGGTGAGGTCGCGAGCGCGATGACCACCGACGCCCTCGCGCGCTACGCGTTCACGCTCATGCCCTGGTCGCTGCCGCGCAGCCGCGACGACAGCCGGGTGCTCGCGAGCGGCTTCCGCGACGCGGTGAAGAAGGTCCAGCAGGACATGCGCGAGGCGGCGAGCAGCAGCGGACGCAAGGGCATGGGCACCACGCTCACCATGGCGTACGTGACGTGGCCCAACCTCTTCGTGGTGCACGTGGGCGACAGCCGCATGTACGCCATGCGGGAGAGCCGCCTCTACCAGATCACGCACGACCACACGCTCGCGCAGCAGCTGGTCGAGTCGAAGGTGATGAGCTCCGAGGAGGCCGAGGACAGCGAGTTCTCCAACATCCTCGTCAACGCCCTCGGCGGCGACAGCGAGGAGCTGCGCGTGGAGCTCCATCACGCCCTGCTCTTCCCGGGCGACGTCTTCCTGCTCTGCTCCGATGGGCTCAACAAGCACGTCAGCGACGACCGCATCCGCGAGATCCTGGGCGCGGTCGCGGGAGGCGAGACGGCCGAGTCCGCGGCCCGGACGCTGGTGGACGACGCCCTCGAGGACGGCGGCACCGACAACGTCACCTGCGTCGTCGCGCGGTTCTAA
- a CDS encoding PQQ-dependent sugar dehydrogenase: MSRASILFSCLIALSACDGGGDADAAVPSDSGPRPDVGPLPDGAPRPDSGPGTPDSGLPPDTCDDLTLPALGTEEVAPGTRFERPVFLTQPAGVDGLFIVEQPGQIRVVRGDGSVETFLDLRSRVDFGGERGLLGLAFHPSYADNGRFFIYYTPSGAMQNVVAEYAAPDDRFRASDTEVARLMVINDPESNHNGGMVAFGPDGHLYVGTGDGGGGGDRHGPTGNGLNRDTLMGKILRLDVDAAPEYVPSDNPFVGGGGLPQIWAYGLRNPWRFSFDRATGDLYIGDVGQNVWEEIDFQPASSAGGENYGWRAYEGFEVFNAGNTDLVPEHAEPVLVYAHDGGDPIGGCSVTGGYVYRGSAIPALQGWYFFGDYCNNSRVAFKMCDGAPAGVQIASDLSSGLSNIASFGEDADGELYMIGTAVQRIVAR, translated from the coding sequence ATGTCTCGAGCTTCGATCCTCTTCTCTTGCCTCATCGCCCTCTCGGCCTGTGACGGCGGCGGTGACGCCGACGCCGCGGTGCCCTCGGACTCCGGTCCGCGCCCCGACGTGGGACCCCTGCCCGACGGCGCCCCGCGGCCCGACTCCGGCCCGGGGACACCCGACTCCGGGCTCCCGCCCGACACCTGCGACGATCTGACGTTGCCCGCGCTGGGCACGGAAGAGGTCGCGCCGGGCACGCGCTTCGAGCGGCCGGTCTTCCTGACCCAGCCGGCCGGCGTCGACGGCCTCTTCATCGTCGAGCAGCCCGGTCAGATCCGCGTCGTGCGCGGCGACGGGAGCGTCGAGACCTTCCTCGATCTGCGCAGCCGGGTCGACTTCGGCGGCGAGCGCGGCCTGCTCGGTCTCGCCTTCCACCCGTCCTACGCCGACAATGGGCGTTTCTTCATCTACTACACGCCCAGCGGCGCGATGCAGAACGTGGTGGCCGAGTACGCTGCCCCCGACGACCGCTTCCGCGCGAGCGACACCGAGGTCGCGCGGCTCATGGTCATCAACGACCCGGAGAGCAACCACAACGGCGGCATGGTGGCCTTCGGCCCGGACGGGCACCTCTACGTGGGCACGGGCGACGGCGGCGGCGGCGGGGACCGGCACGGCCCGACGGGCAACGGCCTGAACCGCGACACGCTGATGGGTAAGATCCTCAGGCTCGACGTCGACGCGGCGCCCGAATACGTCCCGTCCGACAACCCCTTCGTCGGCGGTGGCGGGCTGCCCCAGATCTGGGCCTACGGCCTGCGAAACCCGTGGCGCTTCTCCTTCGACCGCGCGACCGGCGACCTCTACATCGGCGACGTGGGCCAGAACGTCTGGGAGGAGATCGACTTCCAGCCCGCCTCGAGCGCGGGCGGCGAGAACTACGGCTGGCGCGCCTACGAGGGCTTCGAGGTCTTCAACGCGGGCAACACCGATCTCGTCCCCGAGCACGCGGAGCCCGTCCTGGTCTACGCGCACGACGGCGGCGACCCGATCGGCGGCTGCTCCGTGACCGGCGGCTACGTCTACCGCGGCAGCGCCATCCCGGCCCTGCAGGGCTGGTACTTCTTCGGCGACTACTGCAACAACTCGCGCGTGGCGTTCAAGATGTGCGACGGCGCGCCCGCGGGCGTGCAGATCGCGAGCGACCTGAGCTCCGGCCTGAGCAACATCGCGAGCTTCGGCGAGGACGCGGACGGCGAGCTCTACATGATCGGCACGGCCGTCCAGCGCATCGTCGCGCGCTGA